TCCATGAAAGAGATTCGCAAGCTGCCGGCTTCGGCGGGCGCCCAGTGGTTGCTGGATACGTTCTCGCTGTACCGGCGCGCGCCGCTGCAGCTGGCCCGCATCGGTCTCACCTGGTTGGTGGTCAGCTGGGTGGTCACGCTGCTGTCGACCCTGATTCCGGGCGCGGCGGGCCTGGCCGTGCAGTTGATGACCCTGGCCATTTCGCCGGTCATGTTCGGCGGCATGCTGTATGCCATGGGCGAGATCGACGAGGGCCGCCCCGGCCTGGCCTCGCACCTGCTGCAGCCGATCCGCGACCGTCGCGTCAGCCACCTGCTGGTGCCGCTGGCCATCCAGGTACTGGCGGTGCTGCTGCTGGGCGTGCTGCTGTACCTGATGATCGGTCGCGAAGGCTTTGCCGCCTTCAGCGAGGTCATGACCAAGATGGAACAGATCAGCCGCAGCGGCCAGCAGATCAGTCCCGATGATGCGGCCAGCCTGGTCGCCAACCTGCCGGCCAAGCGCATCGCGCTGTGGCTGCTGCTGGTGTTCGTCACCGCCGTGGGTCTGTCGCTGGCGATGTTCACCCAGCCGGCGCTGGTGGTGTTCGACAAGCAGAGCGGCATGCACGCGCTGCGCCTGAGCCTGCAGGGCTGCATCGAGAACATCGTGGCGATGGTCGTGTTCGCGGCCCTGGGCCTGATCGCCGCGTTCTGCGGCTACATCCTGTTCGTCATCGTCATCCAGATCGCGATGCTGATCGGCGGCCCGCTGGCAGCGGCCTTCATCGCCCAGCTGGTGCTGACCACCGTGGTCATGCCGCTGTACGTCGGCGCGGTCTATGCCGCCTGGAAGCAGATGTTCGTACACCGCGGCAGCCGCGGCGCACCGCCGGTGCCGGCCACCGCCCCCGCGAACGACGTCTTCCACGCCTGACCTGCACCGTGAAAAAAGGGGACGGAGGGGATCAAGTCTCGTGTGTGCACACGCGACTTGGTCCCCTCCGTCCCCTTTTTGTATCAGGCAGCGGGCTTCTTCACCACGGACGACGGCACCAGCCAGCGCGCCGCATGGATGCCCAGCTCGTACAGCAGGCACATCGGAATCGCCAGCATCAGCTGCGAGACCACGTCCGGCGGGGTCAGCACCGCGGCCAGCACGAAGATGCCGACAATCGCGTAGCCACGGCCTTCCTTGAACTGCTGCGGCGTCACCCAGCCCAGCAGCACCAGGATCACCATCGCCACCGGCAGCTCAAAGCTGCCGCCGAAGGCGAAGAAGATCGCCAGCACGAAATCCAGGTAGGCGTTGGCATCGGGCGTGATCGCAATCACTTCCGGGCTGAAGGTGGTGAGGAAGTGGAACACCGCCGGCAGCACCAGGAAGTAGGCGAACGCGCAGCCGGTGTAGAACAGCAGCACCGAGGACACCAGCAGCGGTACCGCCAGGCGCTTCTCGCGCGCATACAGACCCGGCGCGACGAACGCCCACAGCTGGTACAGCAGCCAGGGCACCGCCACGAACAGGGCAACGAAGCAGGTCAGCTTCAACGGCGCGAAGAAAGCACCAGCCGGGTTGGTGGCGATCATCGTCTGCCCGTTCGGCAACTGCGACACCAGCGGTTCGGCCAGGGTGTTGTAGAGCTTCTGGGTGAACGGCAGCAGGCCCAGCAGCACCACGCCAAAGCCGAGAAGCCCACGGATCAGGCGCGCGCGCAGTTCAACCAGATGCTCGACCAGCGAGCTTTCGCCGAAATCATGTTCGCTCATGGCTGGCGCTCCGGCGCAGCGGGCGCATCGGCCACGGGGTTCGCCGGAGCATCCTTGGCGACGTCGGTGGAGGTGGGCGGAATTGAATCGCCGTCCTGGGCCGCTGCGGGCATCGCGGGGTCGTCTTCGGCCAGGTGCGGCGGCATCTGCGCCGGGGCCGGCGCGCGCACTTCTTGGGCCAGGGCATCGCCCTGCTGCTGTGCCTGTACCGCCTCGCGGCGCACCGCTTCGCCACTGGCACGCAGCTGGCTTTCGGTGTCGTGCATGCTCTGCCGCACATCCTGCATATGCCGGTTGATCTCTTCGGCCTGCAGTTCGCGCTCCAGCTCCTGTTTCACCGAATCCCACTGGTTGCGGGCACGACGTACCCACAGGCCGGCGAAACGGGCCGCCTTGGGCAGGCGCTCGGGACCGAGCACCACCAGGGCGACCACGGCAATCACCAGCAGTTCGCTGAAACCAATATCAAACACCGCAACCGCTCCGGATCAACGCGCGTTGCGGTCGTGCTCGTCCTGCGCGGTGCGCGAGGCATCCTGGCTGCGCGACTCGTCGCCCAGCTGCGCCGACGGCTTGTCGTCATCGCGCATG
Above is a genomic segment from Stenotrophomonas sp. ESTM1D_MKCIP4_1 containing:
- the tatC gene encoding twin-arginine translocase subunit TatC, which translates into the protein MSEHDFGESSLVEHLVELRARLIRGLLGFGVVLLGLLPFTQKLYNTLAEPLVSQLPNGQTMIATNPAGAFFAPLKLTCFVALFVAVPWLLYQLWAFVAPGLYAREKRLAVPLLVSSVLLFYTGCAFAYFLVLPAVFHFLTTFSPEVIAITPDANAYLDFVLAIFFAFGGSFELPVAMVILVLLGWVTPQQFKEGRGYAIVGIFVLAAVLTPPDVVSQLMLAIPMCLLYELGIHAARWLVPSSVVKKPAA
- the tatB gene encoding Sec-independent protein translocase protein TatB — encoded protein: MFDIGFSELLVIAVVALVVLGPERLPKAARFAGLWVRRARNQWDSVKQELERELQAEEINRHMQDVRQSMHDTESQLRASGEAVRREAVQAQQQGDALAQEVRAPAPAQMPPHLAEDDPAMPAAAQDGDSIPPTSTDVAKDAPANPVADAPAAPERQP
- a CDS encoding BPSS1780 family membrane protein; the encoded protein is MKEIRKLPASAGAQWLLDTFSLYRRAPLQLARIGLTWLVVSWVVTLLSTLIPGAAGLAVQLMTLAISPVMFGGMLYAMGEIDEGRPGLASHLLQPIRDRRVSHLLVPLAIQVLAVLLLGVLLYLMIGREGFAAFSEVMTKMEQISRSGQQISPDDAASLVANLPAKRIALWLLLVFVTAVGLSLAMFTQPALVVFDKQSGMHALRLSLQGCIENIVAMVVFAALGLIAAFCGYILFVIVIQIAMLIGGPLAAAFIAQLVLTTVVMPLYVGAVYAAWKQMFVHRGSRGAPPVPATAPANDVFHA